Proteins from a genomic interval of Crassostrea angulata isolate pt1a10 chromosome 7, ASM2561291v2, whole genome shotgun sequence:
- the LOC128191551 gene encoding protein mono-ADP-ribosyltransferase PARP15-like isoform X1 → MSGSSGQKHVLVGTLKVRVIQGSIADQQVDVIVNSSNCSLNLSQGRASKAMLDAAGDGIQTECRTNYPNGIQDGEIAITSGGQLSCDAIYHGALSKYTCDEDEEVLKNLINASLDQAETDEYQTIAFPALGTGMLGYPTDRVVEIFFSCLEHASTRAQSLEDVFLVIFPKDRDTFKKFLTAAKAKTANSKKRKYGGTRIGNVNVKVVVGEMNKVKADVIVCSGPTDLQLSNQGLSQSLSDIAGPEMQDELNQKYPDGIEYGEFAISKGYNLPCRYVYHGALPKWSTTDPDPSFTMEELIDNCLETADRHNTKAIAFPTLGVGSLLYPVEESAQLMGECIRYFCTNHSGVNIKTIIIVVYRGSSNYADVFEEFKKELSGGPLAASGSHKLQALPVTVVSRQSHSEQIGNLTVSLQVGNIIKHQVDVIVNSVGSDFSMSSGTAAAIQAAAGPGLLRELEQNYPRGIKEGQIAVAKGFNLRCKEVFNGTLSPWYSKRSSNVKLPEEILEEFVNACLEQANKRNHNSIAFPALGTGYHKFPADVAAGSIVAAINRFSGQQKQQNIKDIRVVLYGGSNDLSTLEKEFKDTISQSSSGRNAINSPVPVSPAVRSVPPRGTPSYLQYKCTESQRTPSYWTKITPKKSLKDWNLQERSGKYYFLTPDQQTYNCIENAFQSTIGHTNAQVVSIQRIENASLFMKYGDECQRLFRKVTVEGTFTPPDRIPQSYGPVKVMSFLNQQFKDHTHSEINEYYFFHATKPDLVDVICGQGLDSRLANERGRLGTGVYGAEEANKSHQYAGCDQQNRYPMFLVRMGLGDIFLTQREVRFKRPPCKVCTTNVCLNHQELHDSVMANGGAFSHREFVVYDRNQSYPEYLIWYTV, encoded by the exons ATGTCAGGAAGCAGTGGACAGAAACACGTATTGGTTGGGACCCTCAAAGTCCGTGTCATCCAAGGCAGTATTGCTGATCAACAG GTTGATGTCATTGTGAACAGCAGCAATTGCAGTCTTAATCTCAGTCAAGGTCGTGCGTCTAAAGCCATGCTTGATGCTGCTGGTGACGGGATTCAGACGGAGTGTAGGACAAACTACCCCAACGGTATACAGGACGGGGAGATCGCCATCACTTCCGGCGGACAGTTGTCATGTGATGCGATATACCACGGGGCCTTATCAAAGTACACATGTGATGAGGATGAAGAG GTCCTTAAAAACCTGATCAATGCTTCGCTGGACCAGGCAGAAACTGATGAGTATCAGACCATTGCGTTTCCCGCTCTTGGGACTGGCATGTTGGGGTATCCGACAGATAGAGTCGTAGAAATCTTCTTTTCTTGCTTAGAGCACGCCTCAACTCGAGCCCAGTCACTAGAAGACGTTTTCCTCGTCATCTTCCCAAAAGACCGTGATACATTCAAA AAATTTTTGACTGCGGCTAAGGCAAAGACGG CTAattcaaaaaaaagaaagtatggTGGCACAAGAATTGGGAATGTTAATGTGAAAGTGGTAGTTGGCGAGATGAACAAAGTAAAG GCAGACGTCATAGTATGTAGTGGACCGACTGACTTGCAACTGAGCAATCAAGGACTGTCACAATCCCTCTCAGACATAGCAGGGCCAGAAATGCAAGATGAACTAAACCAAAAATACCCAGATGGTATTGAATATGGAGAGTTTGCTATCAGCAAGGGTTATAATCTTCCATGCCGATATGTGTATCATGGGGCTCTACCAAAATGGTCAACAACGGATCCCGATCCCTCTTTC acaATGGAAGAGCTAATAGACAACTGTTTGGAAACAGCGGACCGTCACAATACAAAAGCAATAGCTTTTCCTACGCTTGGGGTTGGTTCTTTGTTATATCCTGTCGAGGAATCTGCCCAGCTAATGGGGGAATGCATTAGATACTTTTGCACAAATCATTCTGGAGTCAAcatcaaaacaataattatagtGGTGTACAGAGGCAGTTCGAACTATGCAGATGTCTTTGAG gagtttaaaaaagaattgtCAGGAGGACCATTGGCTGCCTCTGGATCCCATAAACTTCAGG cttTACCGGTGACTGTCGTATCTCGACAATCCCATTCTGAGCAGATTGGTAACTTAACAGTGTCCTTGCAAGTTGGGAACATAATTAAACACCAG GTAGACGTAATCGTCAACAGTGTGGGGTCCGATTTCTCCATGTCGTCAGGGACGGCGGCGGCCATTCAAGCAGCCGCTGGACCCGGACTGTTGAGAGAACTGGAACAAAACTACCCCAGGGGAATCAAAGAAGGCCAAATCGCTGTGGCAAAAGGCTTTAACCTGAGATGTAAGGAAGTGTTTAATGGAACTCTCTCGCCATGGTATTCAAAACGTTCTTCAAATGTCAAACTTCCGGAAGAG aTTTTGGAAGAATTTGTGAATGCTTGTTTGGAACAAGCGAACAAAAGAAATCACAATTCCATCGCTTTCCCGGCACTCGGAACCGGTTATCACAAGTTCCCTGCAGATGTAGCCGCAGGAAGCATTGTAGCAGCCATTAACAGATTCTCAGGCCAACAGAAACAACAGAATATTAAAGACATACGCGTTGTATTGTACGGAGGAAGCAATGATTTATCAACATTGGAAAAG GAATTTAAGGACACAATAAGTCAAAGCTCCTCGG GACGAAATGCTATTAACAGCCCGGTACCTGTTTCACCCGCTGTTAGATCAGTACCACCTAGAGGTACTCCCTCTTATCTTCAGTATAAGTGCACTGAGTCTCAAAGGACACCCTCTTACTGGACCAAAATCACCCCGAAAAAATCTCTAAAGGATTGGAATCTGCAAGAAAGGTCGgggaaatattattttcttactCCTGACCAGCAAACTTACAACTGTATTGAAAATGCTTTCCAAAGTACAATAGGACATACAAACGCGCAGGTTGTTAGTATTCAAAGAATAGAAAATGCTTCTTTGTTCATGAAATATGGAGATGAGTGTCAGAGATTATTTCGGAAAGTTACTGTCGAGGGTACTTTCACACCACCAGATAGAATTCCACAGTCTTACGGGCCAGTAAAAGTGATGTCGTTTTTGAATCAGCAATTCAAAGATCACACCCATTCCGAGATCAATGAGTACTACTTTTTTCACGCAACAAAACCTGATCTTGTGGATGTCATTTGTGGGCAAGGGCTTGATAGCAGATTAGCAAATGAAAGAGGGAGATTAGGGACAGGGGTGTACGGAGCCGAGGAAGCAAACAAGTCGCACCAATATGCAG GTTGTGACCAGCAAAACCGTTATCCGATGTTTCTGGTGCGAATGGGACTAGGAGACATTTTTCTGACTCAGAGAGAAGTCCGATTCAAACGTCCTCCGTGCAAAGTCTGCACCACAAACGTGTGCTTGAACCACCAAGAACTTCACGATAGCGTAATGGCCAATGGTGGAGCTTTTTCCCACCGAGAGTTTGTTGTATACGACAGAAACCAGAGCTACCCGGAGTACCTGATTTGGTACACTGTGTAG
- the LOC128191551 gene encoding protein mono-ADP-ribosyltransferase PARP14-like isoform X2, whose product MLDAAGDGIQTECRTNYPNGIQDGEIAITSGGQLSCDAIYHGALSKYTCDEDEEVLKNLINASLDQAETDEYQTIAFPALGTGMLGYPTDRVVEIFFSCLEHASTRAQSLEDVFLVIFPKDRDTFKKFLTAAKAKTANSKKRKYGGTRIGNVNVKVVVGEMNKVKADVIVCSGPTDLQLSNQGLSQSLSDIAGPEMQDELNQKYPDGIEYGEFAISKGYNLPCRYVYHGALPKWSTTDPDPSFTMEELIDNCLETADRHNTKAIAFPTLGVGSLLYPVEESAQLMGECIRYFCTNHSGVNIKTIIIVVYRGSSNYADVFEEFKKELSGGPLAASGSHKLQALPVTVVSRQSHSEQIGNLTVSLQVGNIIKHQVDVIVNSVGSDFSMSSGTAAAIQAAAGPGLLRELEQNYPRGIKEGQIAVAKGFNLRCKEVFNGTLSPWYSKRSSNVKLPEEILEEFVNACLEQANKRNHNSIAFPALGTGYHKFPADVAAGSIVAAINRFSGQQKQQNIKDIRVVLYGGSNDLSTLEKEFKDTISQSSSGRNAINSPVPVSPAVRSVPPRGTPSYLQYKCTESQRTPSYWTKITPKKSLKDWNLQERSGKYYFLTPDQQTYNCIENAFQSTIGHTNAQVVSIQRIENASLFMKYGDECQRLFRKVTVEGTFTPPDRIPQSYGPVKVMSFLNQQFKDHTHSEINEYYFFHATKPDLVDVICGQGLDSRLANERGRLGTGVYGAEEANKSHQYAGCDQQNRYPMFLVRMGLGDIFLTQREVRFKRPPCKVCTTNVCLNHQELHDSVMANGGAFSHREFVVYDRNQSYPEYLIWYTV is encoded by the exons ATGCTTGATGCTGCTGGTGACGGGATTCAGACGGAGTGTAGGACAAACTACCCCAACGGTATACAGGACGGGGAGATCGCCATCACTTCCGGCGGACAGTTGTCATGTGATGCGATATACCACGGGGCCTTATCAAAGTACACATGTGATGAGGATGAAGAG GTCCTTAAAAACCTGATCAATGCTTCGCTGGACCAGGCAGAAACTGATGAGTATCAGACCATTGCGTTTCCCGCTCTTGGGACTGGCATGTTGGGGTATCCGACAGATAGAGTCGTAGAAATCTTCTTTTCTTGCTTAGAGCACGCCTCAACTCGAGCCCAGTCACTAGAAGACGTTTTCCTCGTCATCTTCCCAAAAGACCGTGATACATTCAAA AAATTTTTGACTGCGGCTAAGGCAAAGACGG CTAattcaaaaaaaagaaagtatggTGGCACAAGAATTGGGAATGTTAATGTGAAAGTGGTAGTTGGCGAGATGAACAAAGTAAAG GCAGACGTCATAGTATGTAGTGGACCGACTGACTTGCAACTGAGCAATCAAGGACTGTCACAATCCCTCTCAGACATAGCAGGGCCAGAAATGCAAGATGAACTAAACCAAAAATACCCAGATGGTATTGAATATGGAGAGTTTGCTATCAGCAAGGGTTATAATCTTCCATGCCGATATGTGTATCATGGGGCTCTACCAAAATGGTCAACAACGGATCCCGATCCCTCTTTC acaATGGAAGAGCTAATAGACAACTGTTTGGAAACAGCGGACCGTCACAATACAAAAGCAATAGCTTTTCCTACGCTTGGGGTTGGTTCTTTGTTATATCCTGTCGAGGAATCTGCCCAGCTAATGGGGGAATGCATTAGATACTTTTGCACAAATCATTCTGGAGTCAAcatcaaaacaataattatagtGGTGTACAGAGGCAGTTCGAACTATGCAGATGTCTTTGAG gagtttaaaaaagaattgtCAGGAGGACCATTGGCTGCCTCTGGATCCCATAAACTTCAGG cttTACCGGTGACTGTCGTATCTCGACAATCCCATTCTGAGCAGATTGGTAACTTAACAGTGTCCTTGCAAGTTGGGAACATAATTAAACACCAG GTAGACGTAATCGTCAACAGTGTGGGGTCCGATTTCTCCATGTCGTCAGGGACGGCGGCGGCCATTCAAGCAGCCGCTGGACCCGGACTGTTGAGAGAACTGGAACAAAACTACCCCAGGGGAATCAAAGAAGGCCAAATCGCTGTGGCAAAAGGCTTTAACCTGAGATGTAAGGAAGTGTTTAATGGAACTCTCTCGCCATGGTATTCAAAACGTTCTTCAAATGTCAAACTTCCGGAAGAG aTTTTGGAAGAATTTGTGAATGCTTGTTTGGAACAAGCGAACAAAAGAAATCACAATTCCATCGCTTTCCCGGCACTCGGAACCGGTTATCACAAGTTCCCTGCAGATGTAGCCGCAGGAAGCATTGTAGCAGCCATTAACAGATTCTCAGGCCAACAGAAACAACAGAATATTAAAGACATACGCGTTGTATTGTACGGAGGAAGCAATGATTTATCAACATTGGAAAAG GAATTTAAGGACACAATAAGTCAAAGCTCCTCGG GACGAAATGCTATTAACAGCCCGGTACCTGTTTCACCCGCTGTTAGATCAGTACCACCTAGAGGTACTCCCTCTTATCTTCAGTATAAGTGCACTGAGTCTCAAAGGACACCCTCTTACTGGACCAAAATCACCCCGAAAAAATCTCTAAAGGATTGGAATCTGCAAGAAAGGTCGgggaaatattattttcttactCCTGACCAGCAAACTTACAACTGTATTGAAAATGCTTTCCAAAGTACAATAGGACATACAAACGCGCAGGTTGTTAGTATTCAAAGAATAGAAAATGCTTCTTTGTTCATGAAATATGGAGATGAGTGTCAGAGATTATTTCGGAAAGTTACTGTCGAGGGTACTTTCACACCACCAGATAGAATTCCACAGTCTTACGGGCCAGTAAAAGTGATGTCGTTTTTGAATCAGCAATTCAAAGATCACACCCATTCCGAGATCAATGAGTACTACTTTTTTCACGCAACAAAACCTGATCTTGTGGATGTCATTTGTGGGCAAGGGCTTGATAGCAGATTAGCAAATGAAAGAGGGAGATTAGGGACAGGGGTGTACGGAGCCGAGGAAGCAAACAAGTCGCACCAATATGCAG GTTGTGACCAGCAAAACCGTTATCCGATGTTTCTGGTGCGAATGGGACTAGGAGACATTTTTCTGACTCAGAGAGAAGTCCGATTCAAACGTCCTCCGTGCAAAGTCTGCACCACAAACGTGTGCTTGAACCACCAAGAACTTCACGATAGCGTAATGGCCAATGGTGGAGCTTTTTCCCACCGAGAGTTTGTTGTATACGACAGAAACCAGAGCTACCCGGAGTACCTGATTTGGTACACTGTGTAG
- the LOC128191554 gene encoding uncharacterized protein LOC128191554, protein MYRRFHVTNIDNCLYRHLLTRKQLFSGVGWSASRSHPPIASGSGGSASSVRIGAINVRVVIGALNQISADVLAHCAPKDLQLSSGALSRVLLNDAGPGLQHELSSVARNGIDYGSVVTTQGHNLKCKYVLHGSLPKWGTSSPDPLKCLEQFVSGCLETANFNSMRSIAFPTLGIGALGYPTKAAVQGMVQSIKRFAHKHQAFLTDISIVVFSGSGDCATVQYELSKELGISMGASVNQGSISHNPPPSSSSQGTSRTVAGGSINRIPVNVVVGSLSNQNVDVIVNSVGQDLAMTSGSCSAIVAAAGPNLAKELLQNNTSLPYGKVAVTKGYNLKCAEVFHGALLSWYSKGAGSTNQPDIVLEEFVYKCLEKAMSKGHKTIAFPALGAGNLKFPLNVAAACMVAGIVKFSKKYSIAEVRIVLYGGSPDLRQLEKEYKDEISHPGRKVNPVGHPVPHRQSHQYAEPPRGTQDWLSWKYREELRTPKYWTKYTHRNTLKDWNLDVRTHFHSLQPVDQVVSNSIAAAFKSTMGTHTIKSIQRVENVDLFQKYAEECQRLFRKAYVEGNFVPLDKIKSSQGPVKVMKRLDPSMTQHTYPEINEYYFFHGTNAQHVDAICSQGLDSRLANSGRVGSGVYGAEVASKSAGYVGPNSKGECPMFLIRMCLGDVYLTGQGGNFKRPPTKTNSSKGGGTQQDMYDSVMANGGSFSDREFVVYDRNQAYPEYLIWYNSANNSSEVMDDVTVTFWFSTLVSTFVTLSIKKLLVSFIDFAKAWSENATGKVVDFLINEGGKIDDTLPQPYADEMRGLAEATGIPLGEIVLYNIFYELFTVCTSIVAEDPSGKLFHVRNLDFGLFLGWDVKTKTWEITDALRPTVVNLDFQKGGKTVFKSVNFAGYIGILTAVKPGMFTLTMNERFNMDGGYIGVLEWILGIRTGKWMGFLTRETMEKAGSYQEAVAMLSQTEMLAPAYFIVGGNKSGEGCVITRSREKAIDVWRMDQANNWYILETNYDHWENPLFLDDRRTPAHKCMQKTTSKNVSIKGLFNVLSSKPVLNKLTTYSALMQVNSGHLESWLQYCPDPCQPF, encoded by the exons ATGTATAGAAGATTTCACGTCACGAACATTGACAACTGTCTATATCGTCATCTACTCACAAGAAAGCAGTTGTTTTCAG GTGTAGGCTGGTCAGCGTCACGTAGTCACCCACCAATAGCCAGTGGTTCTGGGGGTAGCGCTAGCAGTGTACGGATCGGAGCCATAAATGTACGAGTGGTAATTGGTGCCCTGAACCAGATAAGC GCTGATGTATTGGCCCATTGTGCTCCAAAGGATCTTCAGCTCAGCTCTGGTGCCTTGTCGCGGGTTTTACTAAATGACGCTGGACCTGGACTTCAGCATGAACTTAGCAGTGTTGCAAGGAACGGAATCGATTATGGTTCAGTTGTCACTACCCAAGGACACAATTTAAAGTGCAAATACGTGCTTCATGGTTCACTGCCCAAGTGGGGAACTTCCTCTCCAGATCCTTTGAAA TGTCTAGAACAATTTGTGTCCGGATGTTTGGAAACTGCAAACTTCAACTCCATGAGATCAATTGCATTTCCTACCCTCGGCATCGGTGCTTTAGGGTACCCAACAAAGGCAGCCGTTCAGGGAATGGTCCAGAGCATTAAACGATTCGCTCACAAACATCAGGCGTTCCTCACAGACATCTCGATTGTAGTCTTTAGTGGAAGCGGCGACTGTGCGACCGTACAATAT GAATTATCAAAGGAGCTTGGAATTAGCATGGGTGCATCAG tcaaccaAGGGTCAATATCTCATAACCCACCACCGAGTTCTTCTTCACAAGGGACGTCACGGACAGTGGCAGGTGGATCCATCAACAGAATCCCAGTCAATGTCGTAGTAGGAAGTCTATCGAATCAAAAT GTTGACGTCATCGTGAACAGCGTCGGCCAGGACCTGGCCATGACTTCCGGTTCTTGTTCTGCCATTGTAGCAGCTGCCGGTCCCAATCTTGCTAAGGAGTTACTTCAGAATAATACCAGCCTTCCTTACGGAAAAGTCGCAGTTACCAAGGGTTACAACCTAAAATGTGCTGAGGTTTTCCATGGGGCTTTGCTATCATGGTATTCCAAAGGCGCTGGTAGCACGAATCAGCCAGATATT GTTCTTGAAGAGTTTGTCTATAAATGCTTGGAAAAGGCAATGTCAAAAGGACACAAAACAATCGCTTTCCCAGCTTTGGGTGCCGGAAATCTCAAATTTCCACTGAATGTAGCAGCTGCGTGCATGGTGGCTGGCATAGTAAAGTTTTCCAAGAAATACAGCATTGCTGAAGTTCGAATCGTGTTGTACGGTGGGAGCCCAGACTTACGTCAGCTGGAAAAG GAgtataaagatgaaatatcaCATCCAGGAAGAAAAG TGAACCCTGTTGGACACCCAGTCCCCCACAGACAGTCTCACCAGTACGCCGAACCCCCTCGTGGCACACAAGACTGGTTGTCCTGGAAATATCGCGAGGAACTGAGAACACCAAAATACTGGACAAAATACACTCACAGGAATACTCTGAAGGACTGGAATCTAGACGTAAGGACACATTTTCATTCGTTACAACCTGTGGATCAAGTTGTGTCTAATTCGATAGCGGCAGCCTTCAAAAGCACGATGGGTACGCACACTATCAAAAGTATTCAAAGAGTGGAGAATGTCGACCTGTTTCAGAAATACGCAGAAGAATGTCAGAGGTTATTCCGGAAAGCCTACGTTGAAGGAAACTTTGTTCCATTGGATAAGATAAAGTCCTCACAAGGACCCGTAAAGGTAATGAAAAGGTTAGATCCTTCAATGACACAGCACACCTATCCGGAAATCAACGAGTATTACTTTTTCCACGGCACGAATGCCCAGCATGTTGATGCTATTTGTTCTCAAGGATTGGACAGTAGGTTGGCCAACTCTGGGAGAGTTGGGAGTGGTGTGTATGGGGCGGAAGTGGCCTCCAAGTCCGCTGGCTACGTTG GTCCAAACAGTAAAGGGGAATGTCCCATGTTCCTCATCAGAATGTGTCTTGGCGATGTATACTTGACTGGACAAGGAGGTAATTTCAAAAGACCGCCAACTAAGACAAATTCGAGCAAGGGTGGAGGAACCCAGCAAGATATGTACGACAGTGTAATGGCCAATGGTGGAAGCTTCTCGGACAGAGAGTTTGTGGTGTACGACAGAAATCAGGCCTACCCAGAGTACCTTATTTGGTATAA CTCTGCCAACAACTCATCTGAGGTCATGGACGATGTCACAGTGACCTTCTGGTTTTCTACGCTAGTTTCCACATTTGTCACTTTGTCT ATAAAGAAACTGCTGGTTTCCTTCATTGATTTTGCCAAAGCATGGAGTGAGAATGCCACAGGGAAAGTGGTCGATTTCCTTATCAATGAAGGG GGCAAAATAGACGATACTCTCCCCCAGCCTTATGCAGATGAAATGAGGGGGTTGGCTGAAGCGACAGGGATACCACTTG GAGAAATAGTGCTGTACAACATTTTCTATGAACTTTTCACTGTGTGTACCTCCATCGTAGCAGAAGATCCATCTG GAAAACTTTTCCATGTACGAAATCTGGATTTTGGTCTATTTTTggg ATGGGATGTTAAAACTAAGACATGGGAAATAACGGATGCCCTGCGTCCTACTGTGGTTAACTTGGATTTCCAGAAGGGAGGAAAAACTGTCTTCAAATCTGTGAACTTTGCAGGATACATTGGTATCCTTACAGCTGTGAAACCA GGAATGTTCACACTAACAATGAATGAAAGATTCAACATGGATGGTGGATACATAG GTGTACTTGAGTGGATTCTGGGGATCAGGACAGGGAAGTGGATGGGTTTCCTGACCAGAGAGACAATGGAAAAAGCTGGCTCCTACCAAGAGGCTGTAGCCATGTTGTCCCAGACAGAAATGCTGGCTCCTGCATATTTCATCGTTGGAGGCAATAAGTCAGGAGAG GGCTGTGTGATCACCAGGTCTCGTGAGAAAGCTATTGATGTGTGGAGGATGGATCAAGCAAATAACTGGTACATCCTGGAGACAAATTACGACCATTGGGAAAATCCCCTCTTCTTGGATGACCGCAGAACTCCAGCTCACAAGTGTATGCAGAAAACTACCTCCAAG AATGTGTCAATCAAAGGACTGTTTAATGTATTGTCCTCAAAACCTGTTTTAAATAAG TTGACGACTTACTCTGCACTGATGCAGGTGAACTCGGGACATCTGGAGAGCTGGTTACAGTACTGTCCAGATCCATGTCAGCCATTTTAA